The following are from one region of the Etheostoma spectabile isolate EspeVRDwgs_2016 chromosome 15, UIUC_Espe_1.0, whole genome shotgun sequence genome:
- the LOC116703346 gene encoding cytosolic 5'-nucleotidase 3, with the protein MIPELSNPSVCMRDPQRVQEILQSMVKAGSNTVQVISDFDMTLTRFAYNGKRCPTCHNILDNSKLLSNDCKTELKKLLNTYYPIEIDSSRSIEEKLPLMVEWWTKAHELLVQQNIRKDLLAMVVQESDAMLREGYKLLFDHLYEHSIPLLIFSAGIGDILEEVIRQAGVFHPNVKVFSNYMDFDESGVLRAFKGELIHIYNKREGALLNTGHFQELRTRPNVLLLGDSLGDLTMADGVQDMENILKIGFLNDKVEERKQSYLDSYDIVLLKDETLDVPNAIMLYLTGNN; encoded by the exons ATG ATTCCAGAGTTGTCCAACCCCTCAGTGTGTATGAGGGACCCTCAGAGAGTACAGGAGATCCTACAGTCCATGGTGAAGGCTGGCTCCAACACCGTGCAG gTGATCTCAGATTTTGACATGACCTTGACTAGATTTGCATACAATGGCAAAAGGTGCCCTACCTGTCACA atatcCTTGACAACAGCAAACTCCTCTCCAATGACTGCAAAACAGAG CTGAAGAAACTGCTCAACACATACTACCCTATAGAGATTGACTCTTCACGGTCAATAGAAGAAAAGCTGCCCCTTATGGTGGAGTG GTGGACTAAAGCTCATGAACTGCTGGTACAGCAGAATATTAGGAAAGACTTGCTGGCCATGGTGGTGCAGGAGTCTGATGCCATGCTGAG agagGGCTACAAGCTCCTCTTTGACCACCTGTATGAGCACAGCATCCCTCTGCTCATCTTCTCTGCTGGAATAGGAGACATTCTGGAAGAGGTTATTCGCCAAGCTGGAGTCTTCCACCCCAATGTAAAAGTCTTCTCCAACTACATGGATTTTGATGAGTCT GGAGTGTTGAGGGCTTTTAAGGGAGAGCTGATCCACATCTACAATAAAAGGGAAGGTGCGCTGCTCAACACTGGCCATTTCCAGGAGCTGCGGACGCGGCCTAACGTGCTACTGCTGGGAGACTCTCTGGGAGATCTGACCATGGCTGACGGGGTGCAGGATATGGAAAACATTCTCAAAATTGGGTTCCTCAATGACAAG gtgGAGGAGAGAAAGCAGTCTTACTTGGACTCGTATGATATTGTGTTGTTAAAAGATGAGACCTTGGATGTCCCTAATGCTATAATGCTCTAccttactggcaacaattga
- the LOC116703171 gene encoding kelch-like protein 11, whose product MAAAAPNPEDSARSSGSSSSGTSTPSVLAGEGDAEEAEDFTSSSHCSELSRRQNEQRKQGLFCDVTLAFSSGAASGSVQSCEFSAHRSVLAAATDYFTPLLGGQFSESLSGRVEMKEWSSELGPDPDTVESVIQYMYTGEIRVSTCNVHEVLELADRFLLLQLKDFCGEFLKKKLSLTNCVAVHSLAHMYTLDQLALRAADMIRRNFHKVIQDDEFYTLPFHLVRDWLSDAEITVDSEEVLFEAVVKWVQKNPEERSRYFEELFRLLRLPQIKPTYLTRVVKTEQLVSANEACLRLVSEAVEGHAIRFENLKSTDMEFWSSHMASFQPRFGQNMDVIMVVGGVSEGGDYLSECVGYFIYEDRWVNLPHIHNHLDGHAIAATESHVYVAGSMEPGFAKTVERYNPNRNTWEQVSNLTTRKHSFGLTCIKDILYSIGGHGNFSPGFKDVSIYEPEQDKWHNLESAPKILRDVKAVSVEDRYVYVTARTPVDTDNDDGLKTVTTRYDTESRQWQDVDSLPLIDNYCIFQMAVASTNFYHTASCCPKSYTERDEVAKLKISVRISDEILESLPPEVTSIEGAAICHFDEDVFIIGGWKNSDDVDKQYRKEAYRYCAERKRWMLLPPMPQPRCRATACHVRIPYRFLYGCQRYPMPQNLARQRDRMQQMQQLHRRTLTLRRQLQSQIEC is encoded by the exons ATGGCAGCGGCGGCCCCCAACCCGGAGGACTCCGCCAGGAGCAGCGGCAGCAGTAGCAGCGGCACCAGCACACCCAGCGTCCTTGCCGGGGAAGGGGACGCGGAAGAGGCCGAGGACTTTACCTCCTCCTCCCACTGCTCGGAGCTGTCTCGACGGCAGAACGAGCAGAGGAAGCAGGGCTTGTTCTGCGACGTGACGCTGGCCTTCAGCAGCGGGGCGGCTAGCGGGAGCGTACAGAGCTGTGAGTTTTCAGCTCACAGGTCTGTCCTGGCGGCGGCCACCGATTATTTCACGCCCCTGCTTGGAGGACAGTTCTCCGAGTCCTTGTCCGGACGGGTAGAAATGAAGGAATGGAGCTCAGAACTGGGGCCGGACCCGGATACGGTGGAGAGTGTCATCCAGTATATGTACACTGGAGAAATACGCGTTAGCACCTGCAATGTACATGAAGTACTGGAGCTAGCTGACAG GTTCCTCCTGCTGCAGCTAAAGGATTTCTGTGGTGAGTTCCTTAAGAAGAAGCTGAGCCTGACCAACTGTGTGGCGGTGCACAGTCTAGCCCACATGTACACCTTGGACCAGCTGGCTCTACGGGCTGCAGACATGATCCGTCGCAACTTCCATAAGGTTATCCAGGATGACGAGTTTTACACGCTGCCCTTTCACCTGGTTCGTGACTGGCTGTCTGATGCAGAGATCACAGTGGATTCTGAAGAGGTGCTCTTTGAGGCTGTGGTCAAGTGGGTGCAGAAGAACCCAGAGGAGCGAAGCCGCTACTTTGAGGAGCTGTTCCGTCTCCTGAGGCTGCCACAGATAAAGCCCACCTACCTGACCAGGGTGGTGAAAACTGAGCAGCTGGTGTCCGCAAATGAGGCCTGCCTCCGGCTGGTGTCGGAGGCCGTAGAGGGCCACGCTATACGCTTTGAGAACCTCAAGTCAACTGATATGGAGTTCTGGTCTTCCCACATGGCCTCCTTTCAGCCGCGCTTTGGCCAGAACATGGACGTTATCATGGTAGTAGGCGGTGTGTCAGAGGGGGGGGACTACCTGAGTGAGTGTGTGGGCTACTTCATTTACGAGGACCGTTGGGTCAACCTGCCGCACATCCACAACCACCTGGACGGCCATGCTATCGCTGCCACGGAGTCTCACGTCTACGTAGCCGGTTCCATGGAACCAGGCTTTGCTAAGACGGTGGAACGTTATAATCCTAATCGCAACACCTGGGAGCAGGTGAGCAACCTGACCACACGCAAGCACTCCTTTGGCCTCACCTGTATTAAGGATATATTGTACAGCATTGGTGGCCATGGAAACTTCAGTCCAGGTTTTAAAGACGTCAGTATATATGAGCCCGAGCAGGACAAGTGGCACAATCTGGAATCTGCACCCAAAATCCTGCGGGATGTGAAGGCAGTGAGTGTAGAGGACCGCTATGTGTACGTCACGGCACGCACACCGGTCGATACAGATAATGATGATGGACTGAAGACAGTGACAACTCGCTATGACACAGAGAGCCGCCAGTGGCAAGATGTTGACTCCCTGCCCCTCATTGACAACTATTGCATCTTCCAGATGGCTGTGGCCTCTACTAACTTCTACCACACAGCCTCCTGCTGCCCCAAGAGCTACACAGAGCGGGATGAGGTTGCCAAGCTAAAGATCAGTGTGCGCATCTCTGATGAGATCCTGGAGAGCCTACCACCAGAGGTTACCAGCATCGAGGGTGCTGCCATCTGCCACTTTGATGAGGATGTCTTCATCATCGGAGGCTGGAAGAACAGTGATGATGTGGACAAGCAGTACCGCAAGGAAGCTTACCGCTACTGTGCTGAGAGGAAACGCTGGATGTTGCTGCCACCCATGCCTCAGCCTCGCTGCCGAGCCACCGCCTGCCATGTCCGCATCCCCTACCGTTTCCTGTATGGCTGCCAGCGCTACCCCATGCCCCAGAACCTGGCCCGCCAGCGAGATCGCATGCAGCAGATGCAGCAGCTTCACCGGCGCACGCTCACCTTACGCCGGCAGCTCCAGTCGCAGATAGAGTGCTGA